In Oryza brachyantha chromosome 1, ObraRS2, whole genome shotgun sequence, the following are encoded in one genomic region:
- the LOC102718699 gene encoding indole-3-pyruvate monooxygenase YUCCA4 has product MDCFAETEGKRAHDPLYQRRAPATGVPVDDVESVVDVPGAVIVGAGPAGLAVGAMLGLAGVAYVVLERCGCIASLWRHRTYDRLCLHLPKRFCELPLMPFPVSYPEYPTKDQFLEYLDSYARRFAVEPVFRRAVISAEFDGESWWVYTKEVITAAVGGEQAVLGCTMTVYRSKWLVVATGENAEPAVPEIEGAGRFKGQIMHSSEYRNGVGYAGKRVLVVGCGNSGMEVSLDLCNHNARASMVVRDTVHVLPREVLGCSTFGICMWLLRWLPIQTVDRLVLLVARLVIGDTARLGFPRPALGPLELKAVSGKTPVLDVGTLAKIRTGHIKVVPAVQCFQEHGVEFVGGRVEEFDVVILATGYKSNVPYWLKESEFFSEKDGFPRKSNGWKGQNGLYAVGFSRRGLLGVSIDATNIVEDIVQRWHDNGYKTSQSN; this is encoded by the exons GCGGGGCCGGCGGGGCTGGCCGTCGGCGCGATGCTGGGGCTGGCCGGCGTGGCCTACGTCGTGCTGGAGCGGTGCGGGTGCATCGCGTCGCTGTGGCGGCACCGCACGTACGACCGGCTCTGCCTGCACCTGCCCAAGCGCTTCTGCGAGCTGCCGCTCATGCCGTTCCCGGTCAGCTACCCGGAGTACCCCACCAAGGACCAGTTCCTCGAGTACCTCGACTCGTACGCGCGCAGGTTCGCCGTCGAGCCGGTGTTCCGGCGGGCCGTGATCAGCGCCGAGTTCGACGGGGAGTCCTGGTGGGTGTACACCAAGGAGGTGATCAccgcggcggtcggcggcgagcaggcCGTCCTGGGGTGCACCATGACGGTGTACCGGAGCAAGTGGCTCGTCGTGGCCACCGGCGAGAACGCCGAGCCCGCCGTGCCGGAGATCGAGGGCGCCGGGAGGTTCAAGGGCCAGATCATGCACTCCAGCGAGTACCGTAACGGCGTCGGCTACGCCGGGAAGCGTGTCCTCGTCGTCGGATGCGGCAACTCCGGCATGGAGGTCAGCCTCGACCTCTGCAACCACAATGCGCGCGCATCCATGGTTGTGCGCGACACG GTGCATGTCCTGCCTAGAGAGGTGCTGGGGTGCTCCACTTTCGGTATATGCATGTGGCTCCTCAGGTGGTTGCCTATCCAGACGGTGGACCGGCTGGTCCTCCTGGTGGCGCGCCTCGTGATCGGCGACACGGCCCGCCTCGGCTTTCCCCGCCCCGCCCTCGGGCCCCTGGAGCTCAAGGCCGTGTCCGGGAAGACGCCCGTGCTCGACGTCGGAACCCTAGCCAAGATCAGGACTGGCCACATCAAG GTGGTCCCAGCAGTACAGTGTTTTCAAGAACATGGTGTGGAGTTCGTGGGTGGGAGGGTTGAAGAATTTGATGTTGTCATCCTTGCCACTGGTTACAAAAGCAATGTGCCATATTGGTtaaag GAGAGCGAATTCTTCTCGGAGAAAGATGGCTTCCCAAGAAAGTCTAATGGGTGGAAAGGGCAGAATGGCTTGTATGCTGTTGGTTTCTCAAGGCGTGGACTCTTGGGAGTGTCCATCGACGCCACCAACATCGTGGAGGATATTGTGCAGCGTTGGCATGATAATGGCTATAAAACAAGCCAGAGCAACTAA
- the LOC102718975 gene encoding mitochondrial arginine transporter BAC2 — protein sequence MEFWPEFLASSWGKEFVAGGVGGMAGVLAGHPLDTLRIRLQQPPPPASPGITAAPGRPASAATLLRGILRSEGPSALYRGMGAPLASVAFQNAMVFQVYAILSRSLDPTSSISETPSYASVALAGVGTGALQTLILSPVELVKIRLQLEAAGQKHRLPGGHRGPVDMARDILRKEGVRGIYRGLAVTALRDAPAHGVYFWTYEYARERLHPGCRHGGQESLATMLVSGGLAGVASWVCCYPLDVVKSRLQAQSYPPRYRGIVDCFRRSVREEGLPVLWRGLGTAVARAFVVNGAIFSAYELALRFLASSSSNDQRLVMEEN from the exons ATGGAGTTCTGGCCGGAGTTCTTGGCGAGCAGCTGGGGGAAGGAGTTCGTGGCCGGGGGCGTCGGCGGGATGGCCGGGGTGCTCGCGGGCCACCCGCTCGACACGCTCCGCATCCGcctgcagcagccgccgccgccggccagccCCGGgatcaccgccgcgccgggccGCCCTGCGTCCGCCGCCACGCTGCTGCGCGGCATCCTCCGCTCCGAGGGCCCCTCCGCGCTCTACCGCGGCATGGGCGCGCCCCTCGCCTCCGTCGCGTTCCAG AATGCAATGGTCTTCCAAGTCTACGCGATCCTGTCGCGATCGCTCGATCCAACGAGCTCCATCTCGGAGACACCGTCCTACGCGAGCGTggcgctcgccggcgtcggcacCGGGGCACTGCAGACGCTGATCCTGTCCCCCGTCGAGCTCGTCAAGATCAGGCTGcagctggaggcggcggggcagaAGCACCGGCTCCCGGGCGGCCACCGCGGCCCGGTGGACATGGCGCGGGACATCCTGCGGAAGGAGGGCGTGCGCGGCATATACCGCGGGCTCGCGGTGACCGCGCTCCGGGACGCGCCGGCGCACGGCGTGTACTTCTGGACGTATGAGTACGCGCGGGAGCGGCTGCACCCGGGCTGCCGGCACGGCGGGCAGGAGAGCCTCGCCACCATGCTCGTCTccggcggcctcgccggcgtcgccagcTGGGTCTGCTGCTACCCGCTCGACGTGGTGAAGTCGCGTCTGCAGGCGCAGAGCTACCCGCCGAGGTACCGCGGCATCGTCGACTGCTTCCGGCGGAGCGTCCGGGAGGAAGGGCTCCCCGTGCTGTGGCGCGGCCTCGGCACCGCCGTCGCGCGGGCGTTCGTCGTCAACGGCGCCATCTTCTCGGCCTACGAGCTGGCCCTCCGGTTCttggccagcagcagcagcaacgacCAGAGGCTGGTCATGGAGGAgaactga